gaggagaagaagaaggtaCACATATCATTGCCCATTATCTTATTTTGCTCTTATCTTTTTCATTTCATGATTGGCCAACTATATAACTCAACCCCATGAatgttttttcaaaaataataagacTTTTATACACTTAAGACATAGAAATTACTTGAATTCTGTTTAGTCTTAGTTCCATTGTTATTGTTATGGTTCTTGGGTTGTTGGTTTGACTACAATAGTAGCCTTTTGACTGCCACTGCCACTTGAGGTTGAGCTCAAGTGGTTGTCTGTGTGAGTGAGTAAAGATTTTGGGCTCAAATCTAGCTGGGACTAACTAGAAATGACCAATTTGTTTTATCAATAATGGTTTCTTTTTGACTTGGCATGGATGTTTAGTCAATTTGCATGAACTCGTTGTTATTAGTTTCGTTTGGTTTCAATGCAGTCTCTACTTGAGGTTGAGCTCAAGTGGTTGTCTATGAGTGAGTGAGTAAAGTTTTGGGGTGCAATCCCAGCTGGGACTAACTAGAAATGACCACCTTTGTTTCATCAAAAACAGTTTCTTTTTGACTTGGTCAATTTGATATGAGCTTGGTATTATTAGTTTTGTTTGGTTTCAATGTAAGTAGCTCTACTTATTTGGCTTGCTCTCTTatgggttttgtttttttttattttgtatgtgCAGGAAGAGCCAAAGGAAGAGAGTGATGATGATATGGGATTCAGTTTGTTTGATTAATCTTCTCATCAACAATTTGATTCCTTTTTGGTTTTTAGACAAAGTTAGGATTTTGTAAGACTCATGAGAcagttggaaattttttacaTCAAAGTTTTGGGAAATTTCTTTTTTGAGTTGGGTCATTTTTGACAGCTTGACATAAACTCTAATTGAATGTCTAAACACTAAAAAATTTATCTTCTCATTCAAAAATTATCAGTTTTGCTTTatcttgttttgttttattcttCTTTAATTCAATTACATCAAACCTCTCTAATTTGATGCATACCCAACCTCCCCTACTTTCTTTGGTTGTATTAAATGAAAATGTAATAACAAAGCAAATTTATTATTGAAAAGCAGTGTTCATTAATCAAAATATTAGACCTCCCGGTCATTACAAAAAATGTTCATAGGGATAGATGCTACATCAAGGCACCCAAAGCGGTTTTGGGAAAACACTCATATGGCCACATTGTGTGCTATAAAATTACAAGTTCAACTAATAAAAGAagaaattattaaaaagaaatagtTTTCAACTTCCCATTTAGGGTTGAAGCCGTTGAGTGAGTTGATCACTACCTTAGAATCGCTTTCTATCAAGATAAAATTATATCCTTTGCCACTTCAAGAGCCAAGCAAACCGCAGGATATTAGACTTCATTTCCTTATGATCACCACCCTCTTTAGGAAATTTGGCCAGTTGCTGTTTAGCCCAAGGCTGGAATATGATTCATATCCCATGGTTCCATTTCACCGTTCACGCATGCCCATCTTTCAATATCAAACTTTCTGCACCCATAAATTGGAAGTTGAACATATTCATACCACAAATGTTAATATACTAAAATGAACATGTAGAAAGTTTGAACGATCTTATTTCATGTAGAAGGTCTTTAAAATGAACATGTTGCTAGAGACTAAGTAAGGTGCTTTGGGTGCATAGGGCAAAGTTGGATTTTTCAGATGCTTTATGTGGTGAGGTTGTTGTTGTTTGTCTGTCTCTTGAAGTGGCTAAGGACAAGGCCACAACTTTATCCTGGTGGAAAGCGATTCTAAAGTGGTAATCAACTCCTTCAACGGCTTAGATCCTAGATAGGAAATTGAGAACTATTccttattttgtaaaaaaatcttTTCTTCCTTTGTTGGTTGTTTAGTTTGTATTACTGCTAGAACTTGTAATTTTATGGTTCATAATGTGGCCAAGTGAGCTTTTGGCCATAATCAGTTTGGTCATCTTGCCATCTTGTCTATTCCTATGAACTTATTTTGTAACGATCAGGAGGTCTGAAATCTATTTAAATGAacgtttctttcaaaaaaaaaacgatCTTATTTTCCTGCACCTATCACTTCATTAAACATGttactttttgtttttatttttttataaataaagaatattcatgtatattttgaaagtaCTGAAAGTCTTTAGAAAATAATCATAAATAATATATGCATGGGGAATATTGATTTTTTGGagaaatatttctaattttagagtttaattaatacaactttatACCTTGTATTTTATAAAAGATACCGATCGAactctttattttgttaaataacaaaatgaatactgtatttttcaaaatgatataaaatagtacaTCGAGACCTGAGCTTaatctttaatattttttttataatataactaACTAGAAAACAATTTTCAGTACGAACAGttgtaaaaaatataaataattttatcataacacttttagattatatcattttgaaaaatacaatatttaatttattatttaataaaacaaataatctaatcagtaatttttacaaaatgcaAGTTGGAATTCAAAACGGTATCTACCCAAAAATATATTGCTTCAAAAAGATAACATCATGGAAATATAGGTGGAAAATATCGATTTTTAATTCCTTAGTTTGGATAACATCTTTTGGGTGGATTCTACTGTCATTGGCATACATAAACTCAAGTGTTGGTTTTCTGTTGACAACACTAATTACAAAATGTGAGCATTATTTATAGCATTGGCATGGCATATAGAGTTCAATTTGTTCACTTGATCAGCATATAAAATTCAGTATATTTCAACTCAAAAACTTCAGGACTAAATTCCCATTTCATTTTCCTTTTTTccttttcaatataataagtacaaagaaaactataatttttagtTGATTGAAGAAGACTAACTATACCAATCAAGaaacaaaattgaaaaagtaaGTACAAATAGGAAAAGTATAAGGAAGGTCCTACTGCTGCTATTCCTCTGGATAGCTTGAGACAGTTCTTTGTTACCAAGCTCCACATTGTGCGTAGCTTCAACCGCCTGTCCACGCAAGAGAAAGTAGTATGAAATTTCGAAAGCATTATGATATAAATTAACACTGCCCACCTAAAAGTTTTATCATGAGTTGTATAATTAAGCATTATGGTATCTATGTAGCAATTGTTATAGCTTTTTGTTCCTCGAATATTGTAAAATCAACCAACATTCACAACGGTGCAACACATGGGCAGCCTATGGACTAAGTTTATGGTATCGTGAACCTCGGGGCAAAAATTTGAAGTAGAAGCtgttgtatttttcaaaaaactaaaaggaTATATATTGAATAAACATCTCTTACCTGATCGTATAGTTGTTCTATTTGTTTGGCTTGTTGCAAAACATGAGTAGCCATGAGATGATTCAATGCTGACATTTCGACCATCTTAGTTTCTGTTTCTTGAACCGCATCTAGGAGGCTACTCAGCTCTACCTGCAAATCAGTAACAAAAGCTTCAATTTTTAAGGGAACGTTAAAAACTGAGATTTGAACAACACAAGGCAGACATGATGAAGCACTGAAATAAACACCACTGGTTGGTTGGTCATCACAATGATTACCTGAAGAGCACGTGTTTCGTCGTCCAAGAGCTGTTGCTTAAGTCTTAGAGGCTCAGGTTGAAATTGTTCAGCTTCTCCAGGCTCAAAATTGTTTGATTGAGATAAATTTTCAGAACTTGGTTTGGCAATTGGTTTAAATTTTCTTCTTGGGGTTGCTCTACTAATGGCTTCTTGGAAGCGTATGGCTCTTAGCTGATCAAACTGTGAGGTAACAGAGTGAAGCTTCTCACTCAAACTCAAAATCTGAAATTATGAAATTAGGTTTAGAAAATAATGATTGACCAAATTACAATATTCATATATGTGGTTTCTAAATACGGTCGAGTAAGATACCATATAAAATGTGAGAAAATCCTATTATAATCGCGACATCACTACTAAAGTGAAGTGAATGATTTCTGCAATTAAGAACACTATAGACATGAACGATCTATAGAATGCAAACTGAATCTTACCACCCCATGTTTGTGTGCTACAGTATCAGCATTAGATTTATTGGTCTGAATGCCAAGCCAGCCCTTTGAAGTTGTTTCTTCATCATTAATGCTGTTTTTTAAAACGTCAATTTGTTCTTGGCATGCTTTTATGAAGGCACCGACCTGCataaaattaattgaataatCAATTTCATGTTGAACTTTTTCATAATCGTTCATTTGAGTACAAACCTACACTACGCTCTACACCTACATATTGCCATCACAGCTATATTCAAAAGAAAACTAGCCaatcttacaaaaaaaaaaacaaaataatcataataataataaaaaaaaaaaaaactagccaAACTCCAATCATCAAAGGC
This genomic window from Cannabis sativa cultivar Pink pepper isolate KNU-18-1 unplaced genomic scaffold, ASM2916894v1 Contig2, whole genome shotgun sequence contains:
- the LOC115718175 gene encoding syntaxin-81 isoform X2, giving the protein MTSLNWRPFWQILSSTSLAKDQLSLELESIGTLEQFMLKHRKDYVDLHRTTEQERDSIEHEVGAFIKACQEQIDVLKNSINDEETTSKGWLGIQTNKSNADTVAHKHGVILSLSEKLHSVTSQFDQLRAIRFQEAISRATPRRKFKPIAKPSSENLSQSNNFEPGEAEQFQPEPLRLKQQLLDDETRALQVELSSLLDAVQETETKMVEMSALNHLMATHVLQQAKQIEQLYDQAVEATHNVELGNKELSQAIQRNSSSRTFLILFLFVLTFSILFLDWYS
- the LOC115718175 gene encoding syntaxin-81 isoform X1, giving the protein MSKVRDRTEDFKDAVRHTALSLGYDESKLAAILANFIIHKPRQRSAFTRGALKTLESIGTLEQFMLKHRKDYVDLHRTTEQERDSIEHEVGAFIKACQEQIDVLKNSINDEETTSKGWLGIQTNKSNADTVAHKHGVILSLSEKLHSVTSQFDQLRAIRFQEAISRATPRRKFKPIAKPSSENLSQSNNFEPGEAEQFQPEPLRLKQQLLDDETRALQVELSSLLDAVQETETKMVEMSALNHLMATHVLQQAKQIEQLYDQAVEATHNVELGNKELSQAIQRNSSSRTFLILFLFVLTFSILFLDWYS